The window CAAGTGTAGGCAAGTAGCTAAAgcagtattcaatttcaattccTAGTGATGATGGGCAATTGGCAACGGGCACAAGAGAAGAGTTGCGAGAGAGTTTAAAGGGATGAGTTGTGCAGCTTTAGGCCTTTCTTCTCCTTCATTTCCAAATGGGCATCTTTCTTCCGCCAATTCTACCTCTGTAACTCAATCTTgcatcttcttcttttctttcctttttgcaGAAACAAACATTGATCTTTCTTCTGATTTCTAGGTGGAGGACTTGGGAATGGTGAAGCCCTCCGTTGCTCTTCCCCACTATAAGTGGCGTTTGCTTATAGCTTATGACGGCACTCACTATGCAGGTTTCCTTCTATTTATTTCTAGTATTCATCAGATGAGATTCTGCTCAAATACATAATcatttcttgaaaaagtttcattttttaaaatgaaataaggTTGCTTTTAGGACGGAGGAAGCTCGTATGGTAGCAATAGCATCGTCGTTATTAGAGTTTTCCTCCATGAATGCACCATATTGCTCACCCCCCCATTCTTGGCATTTGCTGCCTCTGCTCTAAATCTAGGAAGCATCTTACGCCAGTTTGCTGGCTTATACAAACAGTTAAGTCAAAGTTCCTTCCCAAACACCAGAAAGAAGAAAGGCTTTTTGCCTTAAATGTAAATTTGGGAAGATTTCCaactaatttaaatgttaatgcGTTATGAAATCACCTTAACCATTTTCAACTGGATGATTCCTGGGTCCTAGTGCAGTTGAAAATTTGCATGTTTTTAAGCAGCTTAATGAATGGGAATCCTACTTTGTTAAGTCCAGCAGCCTTAAAAGATGCTTATCACCTTGAATTTATACTAAGGTTTCAACCTCTTAGATCTCAATGTATCGAACATCACTATTTATTTCAGGTTGGCAATTTCAAGTTTCACCACCAACTGTACAGTGCATGGTAGAAAAGGCTTTAGTTCAAATAACAAAGCTCGAGCGGGAGGATCTCCACTTTGTTGGTGCAAGTAGGACTGATACAGGAGTTCATGCCTGGGGTCAGGTCTGACTTTCTTACTTGTATGAGGATTCAACAAGCATCCATCAATAACCCCCAAACTTACATTCAATTGAGATTTCAGGTGGCACACTTCGTTACACCTTTCAATTATGACAGCTTGGAGAACATTCATGCAGCTCTAAATGGCCTTCTTCCTTCTGATATCCGAGTTAGAGAGATGAGTGCTGCGATTCCTGAATTTCATGCTCGGTTTTCAGCAAAAAGGAAGGTTTACCACTACAAGATTTATAATGACAGCATCATGGATCCATTTCAGCGTCACTATGCTTATCATAGTGTTTATAAACTTAATACTGCTGCCATGAGAGAAGCAGCAAAAAAGTTTATTGGAAAGCATGATTTCTCGGCTTTTGTGAATGCATCGCGTAACGATCGAGTGCCAGATCCTGTGAAGACAATATTTCGCTTTGATGTGATTGAAATGGTAATTGTTGATCCTGAGAATAATGTTTCTTCAAAACCTTCAAGTTTAGCTTCCAGCTATCACAGATTTGCTAACTCATATCCATCCCATCACTGCCGTCTTACCCTTTCAACTGTGTTGTTGTTCAGGGAGCTCTTTTACAGCTGGAGGTTGAAGGTTCAGGATTTTTGTATAGACAAGTTCGAAACATGGTATGttgttacaaaataaaatgtcaCAATTGTGGTAAAGTGCCAATATAATTGAGTCCTCCCCATGCTTGAGTTGATGCtatagaatttaaaatgagcTAGATAGATGTTGACAGAGTTGTAACTTTGTAGGTCGCTTTGCTGCTTCAAATTGGAAGGGAAGTAGTTCCTGGTGATATTGTCCCAAAGATTTTGGCAACTGGAGATCGCAAAGAGCTGGCTAAATATGCCTTATCTGCCCCACCACATGGGCTTTGTCTTGTGGCTGTCAAATATAAGGAAGAGCACCTACTGCTTCCCTTAGGTTGCCCCTCAACTAGCTCTGGTAGGCATCATACTGTTCGCAAATgtaaacttttcttttattaatttcaaatgcCAACAATTTATTCAGCAAAGAAATGGGTTGAGTTTATCCAAAGTTGGTTATTGTTTATGGCCCGTCAACTTAAACTTCATTCCATTTGAGTCCTGGTATAACTTGCCAACAgctcaaaatatctaaagggaCTTCATCTGCATGTCCATAAATGTCAAACCACCctggtttctttcttttgctaaGTTCTGAGCCCCATTTTTCTCCATAAAAGAGTCACTTTCTTCACAAATTCCAAACAAGTTGTATCTAGAACAGCAACTTCAGTTTACATACTTTATGAATCAACTTGATTATTCCCTAATTGTGCCAGCTCTAATATCCAAACAAAAGAAACGCATAATTCAGTTCAACTGCTAAGAGCTGGTTACGATGAATTTTACAACAGACTGCATATAGATTTTTCTTAAGCAAATAGGTTGCAGCATGACTAGTTCAATGTACATTCTGAGTTGACTGCAAAAAGCACAATATGGCAAAGGAAGGTTTTCGGATCCAATTcgagattttctttttgtactTGAAtagctttatttcttaaataacCATCCAAAGGAACAGCATCTGAAATAGTGAGAAACATCCCTCAATGAATAAAGGAACTAGAAGATACAACATTGGAGTTTCTAAACATACAAGGGGGACAAGGTTTATGTCTCAAAAAAACGCAGCTCTACCATAAACTCTTGATGCTTTGGGGAATACCAAGCAACAGCCTTAGCCGAACCAAGGACCTGCAATGCATATTCAATGGCAAATACTGGTTCATCTGTATGTATGTGCCAACCTTTGTTCTTGAAATCAATTGCAAATCCAGAATCAACTCTAAAACTGAAAGGCCCAGCAATCTGTAAAATGTAaatgaaagaattttacaGTATGTCCCAAATACAAAAATTGGTGACAGCTGCATAGTAAGAAGACAGAAAATGCCTAAGAACTTTGGTGGCAAcattcaaaattcaataatgGAAATCTCCAGTTCACATCAATAAACAGTTAAAGAAATTCATGGGAAAGCCGATGGCATTCAAAGCCAGTTGGAGCAGTAGATATAGTCTTATCACCAAAATAGTAGACATTTTTTGCTGAACAACTACATTGGCTTCAACTGCCACTCTTGTTAACATCCTAATTCAACATAGCCAAGGAATATTTCAAAAGATATACCTGCTGCTGAAGAGAAAGGGTGGTAGTGGGGCAGATCATTTTAACTGCCTCTAAACTAGGCTGGTGGGAATTCAAAATATCTTGAACTAATTGTGTGGCACctgaaagaaattttgaacCAGAAGGAAAATCAAGGCGAGCATGAAATCTTGTAAGATCAGAAAATAGCCGTTGGAATTTCCCATGCTGTGCTGTAAATGAGATAGATGCAAATATATCCCCTAGAAGGGTAGATTTTAGAGTtggattatgaaatgagaagtATTTAATTTCTTCAGTATCTTCACATGATGTGACTGAATTTTCCCCAAAAGCCGCAGTCAAAGCAATGCCTACACATTTAAAGCAAGGAACAATTTAGCATTTCCCAAGAATTGCAGTCATAAATATGGCATCATTCATGAATTGAACAAGAATTACAATGCTAAAAGTGGATTTCAAATGTATATTAGGAAAAATGCTATAACTTTGCAATCTAGATTGACAAAATGAATTAACTATTATTAACAACTAAAATGAAGCGATACCTATagcaaatggaagaaattCCTCTTTACTATCCATAAACATATAGGTTAGGTTATCAACTATTAAGGGAGTTAACCGGGTACTATTGTTATATCTTACCGATGATTCCTGATGCTGAAACATGGGGATCTGAAAGGAATATATCATAAGGTTGAACCATCTTCAGTTTTTGAGCTTTACTTCTCCAAATGTCAACATTCTTCTTGTAAGAAAAGGCACCTTTGACAGAAAAACCAGGCAGTAGAGAAGCAGGGACTTGAGCCATGTGATCATCACCTTCAAATTGCTTTGGTGACCCATGATTATGGTGCAAGCACAGATGATAACTTGGACCAGAATCAGAAGGAAGAGAAGCCCAATCAAGTGCCATGGAGAAGGGGATATCCCAGTAATTAGCATTGTTTTTGTCCAGAAAGAGAGCAGGCCAAACTACTTCCAGCATCAAATTATGATGCGGGAACTGCAAACGAccacattaaaaaaaaaaaaaaaaagaagagattaTAGTACGATGATAGAAGCAAAGTAAACATGTATTTAAGCAATAGGCATTACTAGCAGGAATAGTTAATCGgagaaaagggaaattagCACTTGCCTTATGATGGAAAACTGCTTTCTTTCTGGGAGTGGTGGCGTGAGCATAATAGAAATCAGAGGAAAGAAGCAGAGTGTCATCAGGGGTTAATAAGAGCTCAGAAGAGAAGCCAAGAGCATACAAGGACTTGTCACGAAGAAGCCTCCCGATGGATTTGAGGTCAGCTCCACCACTTCCCCGTAAGGAAGACACAAACTTGCGCAGGTTGAACTGGGCAAGCAAAATAGAAAACCAATTGTCATTAAAAGGAATGGTGACGACTCGCTGAAGAGTGAGGCCAAGGTGATTGGAGAAGGAGGGAACAAAAGGGGCGGCCATGAAGCGTTGCATGAAGTCGATCTGCTTGGGCCTGGAAAGTCTGGTGCCCCTTGACACACCCAGCGGTAGAGCCTTTCCCGGGACTGCACGAGCGCTTCCTTCAAGGGTCCGGGGAGTGGAGGCGTCCAGTTCCCAAAAGTCCCCGTCCATTGCCCATCGgagcttcttcattctccctttttcttttttaaattctacAACGAACAACAACAATCCCTAACGGAACAGCTGATGGGACAGGAATTGAAGAACGAATCAATCTACTCAATCAGTAAGGTGAGAGTTTGTGACTTGTGACTCGACTCTTGAGCAGTTGAGATACAGAGAGAGATAGTAGCATATATACGTAATGCTTAGTTTTGGTTTCTTGGTTTTCTTCTTGGCCGAACAAAACTTGTAATTCCAGAATCAAGAGTAATAGGGTACGGTACACTGCTCGCTCTGCCGCTGGCCTGCCTCCGCTCAGTGCTCATTCATGTACTTAGTACTGTATTTTCGTTTCTTGTTTATTACCACGTTTTGTACATAACACTACTCGTATCTCTCTGACATCAATCAATCTTCAAAATAGTTTCCTCCTCATTGAATTGATGCATTGATGTCTAACAACGCAAGACAACAATCCATTTAGCCTTTGTTAACTAACCAGTACATTGTCCCCAgacaaaaatctcaaaatttgaGTGGCACTGGCACACAATTTTTACCAAATTCCTGCTGCACAATGGAAAGCTTCAACACATTTATCCTCCAAACAAATATAATCATTGAAACAATTTTACACTAGTATCTTATAAGGAAGGATACAAATCATATTAGTATATACAAAAACCACAACTCAACAGCACACAATTGCCAATCAATCAACTAATAGGGCAGCAGATGAACCACTAAAGACACTACTGCAGCTTTTCCTACAACTAAAAATCAATGGTGCATATCTTCCCATATTAGTGGACGGCTGGCTATTTGTGCCCGTGGAATTGCTGCATCCACTAGTTCAAAATTACAGATGCTGCCTCTCCAGAAATAGCCTATCTGCAACACATCAGTCGCGTGAAAGAAATGATTCAATAGCTTTCACTCTCttcatttcaaacttcatTCTCCCCTACAATTTAATGAATGAATGTCTACAAAAATGGGACAGCTAGCAAAGCTCCTCAGGTTGTAGTATAGACAATGTCCAACTGGCTACTATTGCTGGTCCTGAATTTTCAGGGAGATCAGTTCACTCTGTTGTTGTTGGTTTCTATACCTTGAACTGTTAGGGAACCATCTCTGAAGCCTCTCTGGCCAAAACCTGGTAAAGGacccaaaataaaagaaactaaGACCAAAAATAGACAAAAACCatagctttctatcatattTCCCAGCAGATATCCTCTGTTTTAGATCCCAGAAGAGTTGCCCATAATCATTTCATATTTAATGTTCACCTGCTATGTGATCTCATCGTACTGATCACAATTTATGCAAAAACCAAGAGaaaataatcaacataatTTCCAATACCACATTGCTACTTCAGCAGTGAAAAAGTACAGCAAAAGGCACAGAATTCCAAATGTGTGATTAAGTTCACATTAATGAGGGGTCAGAATAATATAACATATGGAAGGTCCTGATGGATCCTATCAATGAATGTATACTTTATGaagaaatataagaaattCCGAAATTGCCACTTACAGTTCAATTCTTTCATAAATTGCCCGCCTAACTGAAGCATTCAAACCATATGCTATCGAGTTGAAAAGGCCCTAAAATAAATAGACAACAGTTATAAAATAAGTTTCTCAAAGAAGGTTAATAATTAAGAACAGCACTTCATCACTTAAACCACACCAAATCAAATTGCACTTAAGAGAATCAAACAAgtcaacaaaaatatttggTTCCCATCCTTTAAGATGATCAATCTCTTGAAGATTTTTCCCACTTCCAAACAACCTACAATCATGCATCATGGGTGGGAGGATAACTGTTTCCTCCTCCCCCTTAAAAGATTTTCACTGTGGCTATATCAATTTTACATGATTGCTAAACCcataaaatgatatatttcATTTGTCCACcctaaaatttcaacaaaaaagagagaaagaaacagaaaagaaagattGATATAGCATATCATGAtctattaataataaattagatAACAACCAAGGAGAATTTTTCACACATGGGATGACCTGAAAACCCTGGGATGTTTTCAATAGTGGAATCAAACCAATTTTTCTTAAACTGACCATTCTCAATCTTGCTACATGATATGTGGCAGAAAAAACTAGTTTTGCAAGCGAGACAAAATTCCCAAACTAACAAACAAAATGACAGATACACACATACACATTTACATATTCAAAATACGTAGACCACATGAAACAAAAGATAGCAGTTCAAGTTTATACGCAATTACCATAAGTGCAGCAGTCCCAACATCAAGAAATGAGAGCCAAAAGATCTTGTGGCCAGGCTCAATAAAATCGTGGATGCGATTAATTGTTCCAAATGCCCACGATCCTATCAGGATCAGTGGATAGTATCCCCACCGGTTTAAAGCCTATGGGAAAAGGAAATCAATGGCAAAAGGTTAAGAGGATAACTAGCTTCATTCAAATGCACTAGATTCCTATCCAAagcttaaattaaattaaaaatgatgaaaggCAACAGAAGAAAGCAGCAGAAAAAGCTAATTCAAACAAATAACTACATTCCTAGGGCTTTGACAGGGAAATCTCCAAGACAGGAAAAAAGGCAGTAAAACAACCATAAAAGCAGGACGCAGCTTAGTCTGACTCTTTCAAACCACAGAGTAATCCTGACAAATAGAGCTTCACTTACATAGCAATCTAAAACAGATGGCAATGGGTAAGTATGTCATCAAGGATTCTCGTTTTCCCTTTAATAAGAAATTTCTTTCAAGTAGCAAAAGGaaccaaaaatcaaaaggCATGACTTTTCTTTAGGAAATGGATGACTTAAATAATCAGTTTCATAGAAAGAAATGAGGGCTGGAAAATAATCAAGGTAGCAAACAGCATATATACATGAATAAGCAACAAAAATAGCAAAGCTTCATTTGAGCACACACTTATTTACTATTTGTAAATCTCATATCATTGAGGTGTACCATTTTCTCTGATGCAAGAAGAATTACCTTCATGTCTGTCCTTGCATCAAATTGATATGCACGATCTGACATGCCAACTGCCATCTGAAATTTCCAAAGACAACACAATGCATTGCCTCAAAAGTTGCACAAATGGATATCAGCTTAAACTTAAGAAGATAGATACAGATAATTGTGCACGTACACGGGTGGCATTGTTCAGCATGCGTATCACTTGAAAGTATGTAAAACCATTGTAAAGAATTGCACCCCATAGTGGGACGTAAAATGTTATAAAGTGAACTGCCTGCACAAATTTGCCAATCACATCAGAAAGTTCAACAATAATAAGATATTGTACTACATTGAGCAAAGGATAGGTataggtcaaaatttttttgttgagtTCATAACTTCTATTCTCAATTAAAATGTATAATAGAATATACAATACATGATTGTCGTAGAAACTAAAAAACTACATTCAAGGTAAAAAACAGGGCATGGAAATATGAAAGCAATATGGACAGAAAGTGGTCGAAGGAAAAGTGAAAATCTAGTAACACAAACACTAAATCTAGGGGGCAATCTGCCAGACAATGCTACTTTTCACTTGCCTTTCCAGTGCGACCTGTTTGTGCCCAACACCATGCACCCAAATGAGAGTGGTCATTACCAATAGAACGTATGACAGTCATTACCAGCGAAGTTCCTGCAGGAAGTAATAGAAGTACCATATGAAAAGCTGgctaaaagaagaagaaaagaaaatggcaAGTGAGAAGCACCATTCTAGATAAGTTTGAAGCAGTCAACAGAGTAGAAGTAGAAACAGGAAAAAATGCACATTGCAAGAAGGGCCCTAAAGATAGTAGCGTTCTTGGTAAGATGATGAATGACAGATGTATAATTGTGAGAGAAACATATATGATCATACCCCAGACATACAAGTGAAAGATGGCCTCCAAATCTTCAACATCAGTTTTGTGTCTAACAACAGTTCGATGAAGAGTAAAAGCAATAGTTGTGGTCCAGAGGAAGGAAGCAACGCAGAAGAAATGTGTGGTGTAGCCCTGAGCATAACAAAAGAAACCTTTCGATGGGTCTCTGCATGGTGaacagattataattattatattcatTACTTGGTTTTTGTACATGGGAATTCCCCAATTTGTAGAAAAGATGCAAGGGAAACTGATTGGAGGCGAAGGGAGCATACCCGACCATGTTAAAGAAACTGCAAAGCATGTCCTGCAGCGACCAAAAGAGagcaatgaaaaatgaaatgaagagAGAAATGGACAGTTgtaaagaaacagaaaatgtAGGACGGACTTAGGGTCCGCAAAAGCATCAGATCAGAGGTTCACAGAAAAACGTTGCCCAGTAAAGTAAAGTGAAACTGTAATAGTGTAGGTaagagaaacaaagaaattgGATCTGCAATCTGCATCTACATGATCATGATTGAATTGAACAAGACAAGTTTCCGAATATCCTAATTCTATATACCTTATAATGTTGAAACAAAACAGAACCCTAAACATGTACTAACTACTAGCGTAGTAGTAAAAATCTTTCTGGAAGAAAtcagaaaaaaggaagaaagattaCGGAGAGGGAGAGGTAGAAGACGAGCTTGAAGGAGAACTTGCGAAGTTCCTTGAAGAGGGAGTAGCAAAGCACAATGAATCCAGATCCTAGGAACGATAGACTGGATGCTCCACTGTTCAGCGCCGTTAATATTCGTCGATCGTGAATGGAGAGCACCGTCGCCATTTTGTTGCAAAGGACAATAGACTGGAATGAGCAGGCAATGAgcctttaaattaaaataaaatgtaattgtGATGAGATATGGCCCAGATGAGATGAGAACGCCTCTCTTTGGGCCTTTGGCCCAGGCCCGCTTCTTTTTTCctctataattttaaatttgttttgccaaataaaatagtaaagtaaggttgcttttgtttttgtcacGATTCATGAATAATCAATCAACGTATCGACATGACATGATGAGTTGGAGGTGGGAAACTGAGAATTAATGTACGTATATATGTATGCACGTATGTTATTGAAAATTCCCTTCTCAAGttgcatttaatttgtttgtaaatTGTTACTGGGAGATAGGACAGAAACATGTGCAAGTAACAGCAATATTGAGATTGAGATGGGAAGCAAGAAGAAGCTGATCAACGGGATGAAGCCCTTGTACACGGGGCTACTAAGGATGCATAAAAGCCGCCCTTGATGTTGATTAACCTTTCATGTCTTCCTTTCTCCACTATGCCTCCGTTTCTAACCACCCCAATCAAATCTGCACCCTTGATGCTAGATAACCGATGGCTCACCACCAGGGTTGTCCGCTTGACCATAACTCTATTCACTGCATCTTGAACTGCTCGCTCAGACTCGGCATCAAGAGCACTAGTGGCTTCATCCAGAAGTAATATCATGGGAGCTTTCACAATGGCACGTGCAATTGCCACCCGTTGCTTTTGCCCTCCAGACAAATGGATACCTCCTTCACCGACTCTAGTGTTGTATCCCTGCATTCGTTTTCCAATATTAGCTACCACGTCTCATCCCTTAATTAAGCATGCCTTGCAATGCTTCCAACAACACACTAGAAAGAGATCATATAGAGCATTAATATTGCAGGGAAAACTAGCTAGCGTCACTGACAATGGTCACAACAATTGAAAACAGTTAAATTCAACCTGTTGCAAGCTACTGATGAAGTTGTGGGCGTTTGCTAATTTCGCCGCAGCTATAAGTTCAGCTTCTGTTGCATTTCCTTCCTTCCCATATGCAATGTTTGCTCGGATACTGTCATTGAATAGGACAGGCTCCTGACTCACCAGACCCATCTGCTGTCTTAACCATTTTAACTGCAACCGTCGAATATTAATTCCATCCAACTTAATACGACCGGAATCAGGTTCATAAAATCTTTGCAACAATGATAAGACTGTTGATTTTCCACTTCCACTTTCTCCAACTAAAGCAACTGTCTGATTTACGTACGAGGCATGGATTGTGAGTTTCAAAATGCTCCAGCTTTATCTATAAAGAGTGAagaattaaaacaaaagacaGCCATAAAAACTCACCATGCCAGAGCGAATAGTCAAACAAAAATCTCGGAGTACTTGAATTTCAGGCCTTGAGGGATACCCGAATTTGACATACTGAAACTCAATGTCTCCCTTAACGCGTTTCAATATTCTTCCGCAATTCTGACTTGGGTCTATTTTGGATTTCTGGTCTAGGATTTCGAAAACAGAAGCAGCAGAAATCTTGGCTTTACTGGCGTTAGCAGCAAGGGAATTTGACTGAGAAATCCCCATGGCTGATGCACTGAGAGCAAAAAAGACCTGCAGATATTGGTTAGGCACGTGGTTAGTAACTCACCACCTTTCCTTTGAAACAAATTAAAGGTATGTGTATTCAAAATTAACATTTCAAATGGTGTTAGAAAAACATACGCGAAAAACCTCATGGAATGTTGTCCTGCCATGGTGAACTAAATGGGCTCCAACGCAAAAACTGAGAGCATAGGCAAAATACAGAAAGAAGGATGATATTCCATAACCTATGCCGCTAATCAATCCATGCCGCATTCCAGCCTTGAGAGGGTATTGGCATTTCTGTTCATACTGTTGCACCACCTTCTTTTCAGCACAGAACGAAGCAACAGTCCTAATACTGCCAACTGCTTCATTGGCGACCTGGCTTGCTTCCTCATACATTTTCTGCAAACATTTAATAAGAAGTGTTTCTCTCAATAAAAATAGGTATGATAGTTTGATCTCTAGCCTATATATATGTCACAAATACTACGAATACCATCTGATTTTGGTATTCCCAAACGTGCAAGTAAAAGATATATTATACAAGGAACTGATAATCTATCCTGACAGATTCACACATACAAGCACATGCAACCGCGTCCTCCCACGGATTCAAGCAGTTATATTTCAATCCTTCTCTTTCAGTTTATAATATCTTCATCAAATTATTGAACATAAACCAACCACAAGTTTGTTAACTTGACAGGAAAAACAGACACAAGTTTGTTCTTCCCAGATACCTTTGCATTGGCACTGAACCCTTTCATGGATTTCAATTGAGCATATCCACTTATTCCTATAAGAGGTAGCAAACCCAGGATGAGAAGAGCCAGTTGCCAGTTTGCTTCAAAAGCAATGACCAGACCAGCGACCGCAGTGGCAGTACTCTGAGCAAGCAAAGCCAGTGCGTCCCCAACCACCCTTCTTACTGAAACTGCATCTGTCGATAGCCTTGTTCCAATTGCACCACTTGAGTGGTCAGCTTCATCAAACCAACCTATATCCATGTTTACGACTTTCTCAAAGCACATTGATCGTACCCGCTGTATCAACTTACAGCCGGCAACAGCGAAAAAGTAGGTGCTCAACGAGTTAGCCAACAAAGATGCAAAGCCAAGAACAACAAACATTAATGCCCAAAATATGGAATCCTTCTTGAGTTCTTCTGCTGGCTCATAAAACGTTTTGATAACACTAGAAAGCACAGAGCCAAAAATTGGCCATATTACTCCGTTGGCCACTGCCAGTATGGCTCCTAAGAACAATACAGGTATCTCCGGGCTGTTAAGATAAGCGAGGCGAGAAAGTGGCAGTGGGACTTCTCGAGGCTTTTCTGAGGCTTCTGAAGCAGGCACATTGGGTAATTTTGGCTGTGACTTTTTGGAATGACTAATTCCTGGGAATACACTAAGCGGAGCTGAAAACATGCGGGGACCAATATCTGAATCATGAAGTCTATTCTGGTTCATCTCTTTGCCAATATCTTGCAAACTTAGGAGCTGAGTGTACAGTCCTTTACGATCCTTGAGTAGCTCTTCGTGTGTACCTGATTTGGAAAGGAAAAACCATAATTATGTAATGCATATCTAAGCccaaggaaaaaaatattaaaattttgaacccAGGTGGTTGTATGCATGGGAGGACTTTGGGCAGAAAGCCAGAAACTAACAGCAAAACAACAGTAAAGGGATTTGTGATTAGATGGAACAGCACAACACAGCATTATATTATTCTGAAATTAATTtgtccaaaaaagaaaaatccttaTTCTAAAACTAAACATCAGATTTACCTAGTGTTCTTTCATGTACTCTAGAGATAATACCGTGTTGTGTGAACCAACATGAAGAGAGTTCCGTGAATAGTCGAGAGTTAATGTAGCAAAATATCAGAAAATTGCACCTTTTTCAACAATCTTTCCCTGCTCAATAACTGCTATTAAATCCGCATTCCTTACAGTGCTCAAGCGATGGGCTACGATGAGAACAGTTCGGTTGATCATGGCTCTGTCTAGTGCCTCTTGAACACTCCTCTCAGATTCCGCATCAAGAGCGCTTGTGGCTTCGTCTAGAAGTAGAATTCTTGGGTCTTTTAGAATTGCTCTAGCTATGGCGATTCTTTGTTTTTGTCCCCCAGACAGCTGAATTCCATGCTCACCAACCATTGTGTCTAGTCCCTGAACCCATGAAAAGAAAGGGAAGGTAACAGCTAATGAAAAACTCTTagagaaaacaaaatcataaaatagtCCAAGATcctgaaattttaattaacaGGTTTATTTTGCAATCTCAAAATTATGACAAACTTTTATAGATAAGTTACGTGCTCTTGGGGCAAATTTAACTTTCAAACGTTAATGAGGTAAGAAGAAGATAAGTTGCGAAGCAGCTATAACAAAGGACtcatcaaataaataaaaccaagtactagaaatcaaattggatGTCCCAAGAATTTAAAACCTCAGGCAATTTACAGATGAAGTTAGCTGCATTGGCAACTACAGCGGCTGCTGCTATATCTTCAGAAGTTGCGTCGTCTCTTCCGTAGGCAATATTGTCTCTAATGCTTGACGCAAACAACACAGGTTCCTGGCTAACAAGACCTATTTTCTGCC is drawn from Theobroma cacao cultivar B97-61/B2 chromosome 4, Criollo_cocoa_genome_V2, whole genome shotgun sequence and contains these coding sequences:
- the LOC18603781 gene encoding ABC transporter B family member 4 — translated: MTKEKQQSTSIITYYKLFSFADSLDYLLMFLGSISAIGNGFCMPVMTIFFGELIDSIGKSLTTTTAVHEVTEVSLKFVYLALASAVASFFQVASWMVTGERQAARIRSLYLKTILRQDIGFFDDAINTGEVIGRLSGDTILIQDAIGEKVGSFIQQMAAFSGGFVVAFIRGWLLTLVLLSSIPPLVISGAILHKLVGKHASCEQTAYSLAATVAEETIGSIRTVASFTGEKQAIARYNKSLSKAYKSGVQESLAAGLGFGTLMCILFCTYGFAFWFGGKMILEKGYSAGDVINVIFAVVISSLSLGLASPCLSAFAAGQAAAFKMFEAINRKPKIDAYDTKGRKMDNILGEVELRDVYFSYPARPKELILKGFSLSIPSGRTAALVGYSGCGKSTVISLIERFYDPQAGKVLIDGFNLKEFQVRWIRQKIGLVSQEPVLFASSIRDNIAYGRDDATSEDIAAAAVVANAANFICKLPEGLDTMVGEHGIQLSGGQKQRIAIARAILKDPRILLLDEATSALDAESERSVQEALDRAMINRTVLIVAHRLSTVRNADLIAVIEQGKIVEKGTHEELLKDRKGLYTQLLSLQDIGKEMNQNRLHDSDIGPRMFSAPLSVFPGISHSKKSQPKLPNVPASEASEKPREVPLPLSRLAYLNSPEIPVLFLGAILAVANGVIWPIFGSVLSSVIKTFYEPAEELKKDSIFWALMFVVLGFASLLANSLSTYFFAVAGCKLIQRVRSMCFEKVVNMDIGWFDEADHSSGAIGTRLSTDAVSVRRVVGDALALLAQSTATAVAGLVIAFEANWQLALLILGLLPLIGISGYAQLKSMKGFSANAKKMYEEASQVANEAVGSIRTVASFCAEKKVVQQYEQKCQYPLKAGMRHGLISGIGYGISSFFLYFAYALSFCVGAHLVHHGRTTFHEVFRVFFALSASAMGISQSNSLAANASKAKISAASVFEILDQKSKIDPSQNCGRILKRVKGDIEFQYVKFGYPSRPEIQVLRDFCLTIRSGMTVALVGESGSGKSTVLSLLQRFYEPDSGRIKLDGINIRRLQLKWLRQQMGLVSQEPVLFNDSIRANIAYGKEGNATEAELIAAAKLANAHNFISSLQQGYNTRVGEGGIHLSGGQKQRVAIARAIVKAPMILLLDEATSALDAESERAVQDAVNRVMVKRTTLVVSHRLSSIKGADLIGVVRNGGIVEKGRHERLINIKGGFYASLVAPCTRASSR